The sequence below is a genomic window from Rhodococcus sp. 4CII.
TGATCCCTGGCAGCAACCACTGGCCGGACTACGAGGATCGCGGCACCCCGGAACAGACGATTCCGGCGACCATGAATGCCGGTGATGTCCTGCTCTTCAGCAGCAAGGTGGCGCACGGTGGCGGCGCGAACCTGACCACAGACTTCCACCGCCGCGCATTGAGCATCGGCTTGGGGCCGAGCATCCTCACCGGCGAGGAGGCCTACCCGTTTCTCGTCTCCATGGACACGGCCCGCTCACTCTCGCCTCGGGTGCAGAGTCTCATCGGTTTCCGTTCCCAGTATCCCACGGGCACCGCAGGCCTTTGGATGAGCGATTACCACGAGCTCGCAGACTATCTGGAGCTCTGAGCCGCTCGGTTCGCGCTCGGAATCTCACAACGCCTGAGTGCCCCGCCCGGGACGCCCACCCCGTGTCCAGTTTTCACACGGAAGGGCGCCTCGGGCGCGCTTCGGGGCGATAGGTTCGAGGCGGACCACGCAATTTCGGATCCGCCGGCTAGGGAGGCATGGTGAAGAAGTCAGGCCAACCGGGACCGACACCCTCTCCTCGGGTGTGCGAGCTGTTCCGGAACCTCGCCACGCGAATGCAGGCGACCGTGGCCGCGGTCGCCGACGAAGCCTGGGACGCAGGGCAGCGCAGCCTAAAGGATCCGACATTCGCCGAGGACCCCATGCTCGCCGAGCTGGATCGACGCTTCACCCACTCCACTTTGGCCCATTGGCTCGTGGCCAACATCGACCGTCCGGGGCAGCTGGTCGAGCCGACGCTCATCCCGGACTTGGTGACGCATACGCGCGACCTGGTGCTGCGCGGCGTCGACACCGACGACGTCGATGCGTGGCGCGCATCGCAATGGGTCACGTGGTGCTGGTGGTTGAAGGGGTGTTTCGACGCTACGGATGACCTCGAGGACCTGCGAGAGCTGGTCGAGATCTCAGCGAACTCGCTCATAACCTACTTCTACGATTTGATGGCAGCGGTGTCCGCCCATGTGGACGAGGTGCGGACCGAGCTCGCTCGCGGACCGCTGGTCCAACGTCTTGCCACGGTGCAACTGCTGCTTCAGGGAGCGTCGATCACCCGTGGTAGGGCAGAAGCGCAGCTCGGCTACGCGCTGACCGGTCACCACCTCGCCGCGATCGTGTGGGTCGACTCGGAGGACCACGTCGGTGGGCTCGAGATGGCGGCGGAACAACTCATGCGCGTGTGTGGCGCGGAGCGCCGGTTGACGCTGGTTGCCGGTTTCGCCGCTCTGTGGGTGTGGCTACCGGTGACCCAGGCGCCCCTCGGGGCCGACCTCTCTGCAATCGTCGCGGACATCCCCGGGGTTCGCATAGCCCTCGGCCGGGCCGGGCCGGATATCAACGGCTTTCGGCGCAGTCATCTCGACGCCGCCGCGGCGCAGAACCTCCTGGCGCGTCTCGGATCCCGCCGCCGTACCGTTCGATTCGAGGACGTCCAGCTGATCTCCCTGCTGACGTCCGACGTCCCAGAGGCACAGCTCTTCATCACCGACACGCTCGGTGCACTGGCGACCGCAGACCGCGCACTTCGCCATACAGTGCGGGTTTTCATCGCTGAGCAGTCCAACATCTCCAAGGCGGCCGAAAAGCTGTTTGCACACCGGAACACAATCGACCGACGGCTCGCGCGGGTCGATGAGCTGTTGCCGCGCCCTCTGGCACAGAATCAGACTGCTGTCGACACCGCGCTCGCCCTCGTCGAACTGCAAGAGGACGACTGACACTTTGCCCCGGCAATGCGGCGATCATGGACAACTCGGCGAGTCGGGCATTGCCAGCCTGGTTTGGGCGGAGAATCCGAGACTCCCCAGGCCTGCAGCCTGCGCTCCCTCTATGTTCTCGGTGGCCACCGCCAGCATCAGGGCGTGCACCCCGGCTTGTCGGATAGCCGCAAGCGCCGACCGTGCTCCCTCGGCGAAGGTGGTGATCGTCGCCTGCTCCGTTGCGTGGTTCCCGCTCTCGATCGCTGACGCCACCTCCTCCGTGGCATGCCGTAGAAGGTCGAGGCATTGGAGAGTAGTCACGCGCATCTCGGCCGCCGACAAACCCTCGCGCTGCAGGTAGGTCGCCGCCTCCACATAAGCTTCCAACGCGCCCACGAAGAACGGAAGGTTGCCAAGGAGGAGTAGATTCGCGGCTCTGACCTGGCCGGACACATGGTCCGAAGCCCCGACGAGAAACATCAGGGTGCGACGATGCGCGGCCCAGACACTGGGTGTCCCGGAGTAGGCGATCATCGTAGAGGCCGCGCCGATCTCGTGGGGGTAGCAGAAGATCGCGCCATCAAGGTATGCCGCGCCCTGTTCGGCGGCCCAGCGTTCCATCGCCTCGGCCTCGTCCGGCGTGCCGCTGGTGAGATTCACCAGCGTGACGTCGTCCAGGTCAACCGCACCAAGCGCCGACAGTGTCGACTCGGTACTCGTCGTGCACACGATCACCAGTCGCGACGATTGCACCGCCGCCTCGGCAGATCGTGCTGGGGTAATGCCGTCCGGTACGAGTGCCTGAGCTCGTTCGGGAGTCCTGTTCCAGGCGGTAACCGAGAATCCACCGGCCACGAGCGTTCGCGCCAGCGCGGCCCCCATCAGCCCGCAGTCGATGACCGCCACGTCGTGGTCTGTTGCTCGCGCAGCGACGCTGCTTACCGAGGTGGACATCATGTGATCGATCCTTCTGGGAAGAACGGCTCATATCGAGGCATGTGGCCTGTGGGTTTGCGCGCCTGACTGCGCGAGCCGCGGTTGCCATGGGGCACGGTAGTTCTCGCGCACCCGTTGCCGGCATTAGGCCCGCGCTCGGAGGTTGTCGGCAGGCGAGCGGCGCTGCTATCCGCCGCTGCTGGTCAGCTTCAAATGGTCGGCGAGGTCAGCGAAGTCCACGTTGTACAGACCGGGCGAACCCTTGGGGTACTGCGAGCGGAATCCGAGGATGCTCTGCACTCGCTCGGGCAGTGGGCGGACGTCTTCGACATCGACGAGGAACGGCCAAGGCTCCTCGGGGGTCAGGTAACTCGCCTGCAGTGCAATGGACATGGCGCGCCGGTACTGATTCTTGGTGCGGTTCTCACCACCACCGTGCACGGTCTTGCCGAGATAAAGCGCCGCGGAACCGGCTTTCATCTCCACCGGAACTGTCATCTCCGGCGTGCCACGATCCTCGAAGTCCGGCCATGTGTGACTGCCCGGAATGATGCGCGTCGCGCCGTTCTCCTCGGTGAAGTCGGTCAGCGCAGTCAAAAAATTGATTCCGGCCTCCGGGCCGGATGGGCCCAAGGTGACGAACAACGGCCAGTTCTCGAGGTCACGGTGCAGCGGTTGGGCACTGTTTCCCGGGCCGATCTCGATCACCTGCGCCGTGGTCATCCAGAAAGTTCCGGACTCCTCCAGGAAGACAGCGTCACCCAGCGCGTGAAAGAGGTCGAGATCCAGAACTTCGGTCCGAAAGGTCTCACTGGTTTCGAACATCCGCGTCAAACGCTTCGTATTGCGACCATGAAAATCGATCATGAACGAGTCGTCATACTTCGCCCCGGGATCGATCGCGCCGATTGCGACATCGATGTCGGAGTTGAGCGCCCTGACCTGGCCTTCCGTGAGGAAGTCCTCGATGATGACACCGCCGTCTTCGTGAACGATGGTCATGATGTCGTTCACGGGTGTCGAGTTGGGCACCGATCGAAGGATACTGCCTTTGATGCTCGTCATGGGAAATTGCCTCTCTGATCTCTGTGCTCGCCAAAGCATCTGGGACTTCTGTTCCGTCGGCCCCAGTCACCGGACTCGGTGGATGGGCTCCGCCGTGGCGGGCGGTTCCGGCACTGGTATGGCGAAGGTCTCCACCATGCACCGCATTTGCGCTGCGATCTATGTCAACTCCCACCGGGTTCCGGACGAGGATGGTGCGAGTTGCACCGTTCGACCCCGGCCCGGGCAAGTGTGGGCGCTGGAGACCCGGGGCGGATCACCTCGAAATAGAGCCGGGAGGGGCTCCGGCGATCAGGGTGCGCGCGGGGTGTCGCCGAGCACGGGTCGGCTCCATGTCTGTTGCGAGCCTTCACCTTCCACGACGAGACCGAGATCGCGGAGCTTGGCAATCGTCATCATGGTGTTGAACATGGGATTCGGGTTCGCACCCGAGGCGCCGAGCTCCTGCGAGCGCGCGATGAAGGCTTCCACGAACGCCGGTAGGTCGTCGATGCCACCGGCGAGCAGTTCCTGTGCGGCGCCGTCGAGCGCCGCAGCCTGATCGAGTAGCGTCGACAGGCGCTCGACTGCGGTCCGACGATCGAACACCTCGAACGCATGGCCCTCCGTGACAACGTCGACGGCACCGGTCTCGACCAGCGTCAGAGCCTGGGCAATCGCGGCAAAGATGTTCATCTGGTTGGCGTCGTGCATGGCGCCGCACGGGCCGTTCGGTTCGTCGGACAGGTGCAACAACCGCGCCTCGGGAAGGTGGACGACCACCTGGCCGGCGCAGTGCCCCTGGGTGCGGATGACCTGAACGGCACCGTCGCCGAACGACCAGCCCGACACATGTTGCGAGCCGATGACGAGGTGCTCGAGCGGGAGCTCCTCGTAGGTCCGGGTGATGTCGGTGACGGGAACGTAGGGCCGGTACATCGCGAGCAACTGACGAGCCGCCGCGGAAGGATCTTCGAACCCCGGCACCAAGCCGGACACCCGACCCAAACTCGTTATCCAGTAGGATATCCCGTGATCGCGGTACTGGACCGCGTCATGCGCGCTGACGAAATGATGCACGTTCGCGCGATCAATCCCGTCGCCCAGCTCTGCAATGAGGTCGTTGTTCCCGACATGATCAGGGTGACCGTGGGTCGTGAGTAACAGAATGTTCGACCACGGAGCAAGATCGTCGGCAGCGGACCGAATCGCGTCGCGGAACACCGACGTCACACCGCTGTCGACGAGCACCAGCAGATCCCCGGCTCGGTGAACGATCACATTGCACACGTCCGGCTGGCCGGCGACCATATCCAGCTCTTGACCGACGATCATGCGTGTTCGGTCGTCGATCTCGATCTGCTCGCACAGAGTCACTATCTGGTTCTAGCACGCCATCCGACTCGTCCGCGGCGGATCACGTCGAAATCTCGAAATGGCAGCCACTCCCTCCACGGAGACACCGAGACCCGCGCGGCACCGACAATCGCGACCAACACCATCACAACTGTCAGGATCACGCACACGAAGGTGACCGGGTCGGTGTAGTAGCCGAATGCCGCCACGGCGACACCTGCGGCGGTCGCAGCGAGCGCACTGAGCGCATAAAGCGCCAGCATCAGCGACATCTCCACCGCAACTCCGACAGCGGCCGTGAACCAGACGTACAGCAACATCAGGGTCGGCGACAGCCCGGCGACCAAGCCCACTCCCCCGAAAATCCCGATCTGCCTCCCCATCCGGCCATCCTGTCACCTACCTTTGCTCGCTCGCGGGCAGTTTCACCCAAACCATGCCGATCGGTTGGTTTTTCCTGCACCATTCTCACCGAACACTTCAACCTGACGAACAGGACATTCAGGACGCATATGATTCCCACGACCGCCTACACGGTCCAACAAGTCTCCACCGTCGTGACCATCCCCGGCGTCGACCCCGCACCTCCCGCGGCCGAGAACCTTCCCGGACTCGCGGATCTCGGCACAATTTTTGGCAGCTGATCGCAACCGCGAATCCGACGGACGCGGCGGCCTCATCGCAGCGGCGAGAGCCGCCGCGTTGCACCTACCGGTCGGACTAGGACTAGGACTAGGACTAGGACTAGGACTAGGACTAGGACTAGGACTAGGACTAGGACTCGCCAGGCTCCTGATCGATTACTGGAAGTAAGATGCGTAGTCGCTGAACGGAACCTGGCCGGTGGGGCTCGCCTTCACGGCGTCGGCAACCGCCGACGGAATGGGAGCCCAATGGGCAGGCATCGCGGCTGCCAGGGAGGGATTCAAGATGTAGAGCAGGGCGAAGTTCACTATCCAGAGCGGCGGCGCCATCGACATGCCGACCTCCGAACTCACGCCACCCTTGGTGTTGGTCACCAATTGTGCTGCGCCCGAGATCTGTTGCGCTGCGAAGCCGTAGACCGCCTGCACCGTATATGCCGACTGATAGAGCGCTATCAGGGTTCGTGTCGCACCGTTGTCCCGCAACCAGGTGCCCACGAAACCGCCCGGAGCGATCAGCGAGTTCACCTGCCTCGTCGGCGCGTCCGCGTTCGCCGGGCTCTCCAGCAGTCCGCTGGGGTTCACGTAGAGCCCGTAGCTGGCCAGCACCGACGGTGTGGAATTGCCATCGACATTCGAATAGAGGGGTCGGCCGGTCGTATTCGTGAGGATCTCAGCGCATGCTTCGATCACCTCGGCAGCGTCGCGGCTGCCGCCGACTCCGCCTCCGGTGATGAGGTCGTGATACTGCTGCTCGGACAAAGCGTCAGCCCGGTTGAGCCCAACCTGGCCGGCAATCTCGTCCGCCGCTTGCTGACCGAGTGGCTGGTTGAGCTGATCCGGACGGGTCATCTGCGTGGGTGCCAGGGGCTCGTAGCCGGGTGCCCCCGAGAACGGGATCGCGAACCCGGTGTCGACGTCAGCCGCCGGTTCGCCGCCGGCCGTCTCGGTAGCCGCCAGAGGGAGAAGGCACACTCCCACCAGTGCCAGTACCCAGACGGTCCTGCGATGGGGAGTCGCTCCGCGTCGATGCCCGGAACCCGCCAACCCTATGCCGCGCATACGTCAACCTCCCAGGACACCATCGGGCGAGCCAACACGAGCTTGCGTCCAAGTCAAACGCCGTGGCGAACTCTGTGTCAAGACCGCGCGTCGACTCGATCGACTGAGCGAACCGACGGGGTTCACGACCCCGTGAGGAACACGGAAGCGGCAGGCGAACCGCCCTCTCCTCGAGACCCCGACTTGGACGCCGGACGAATTCATGAGACGGGCGATTGCCTGCCGCGGATGCATGTGTGTGCCGGATGCCGTTTCGAATAATCACCGTCCTTTCGCGAATCTGTGGAACCGACGCCGCGACCTCACCTGGTCGGCGGAGAGCGTTGCGTAGCAGAGCGTTCCACTGGATCCGCTGCGATGACTGGCCAGCGTTTGGAACATCCCTGCCGGGGCACGGCACCGTCGAGGTGGGCGCTTCCGATCCGACTGAGCAGAGCCACGGCCCGCGGCGTCAACGCGTCGGCCAGGATGAAGTCGGAATCGAGTTCGAGCACAGCGTATTCGAGTTCGTGCCACGGCCGAATCGCGGGGTCGGCAGAACTGGCGATAGCACCGAACGGAATCGCGGTCGTCATCGCCTCTCGACCTCCTTCCCGGTTGCGACTCGCGTCGATCAGGCGTTGATGGCTTGGGACTGATGACCGTTGCCGGTCACTTCGATCTTGTGCGGCTTCGCCTTCTCGGCGACAGGGATTGCCAGGCGCAACACCCCGGCGTCGTAGTGCGCCTCGATCTTGTCGGTATCGAGGTTGTCGCCGAGGATCAGTTGCCGACTGAAGATGCCGCGGGGCCGCTCGGCGGCGACCATCTCCCGATTTTCGTCGGGGGCGGGGCGCTCGGCCCGCACTGTGACCACGTTGCGCTCGACATCGAGATCGAGGGAATCGAGTTGCACTCCGGGAAGGTCGAACTCGACGACGAACCGGTCGCCTTCACGCCAGGCGTCGAGGGGCATGACCGCCGGCCGCGCCGGTGTGCCGAGCACTTGCTGGGTGAGTCGTTCCAGATCGCGGAACGGATCGGTGCGCATCAACATCGTGACCACCTCCAGAAGAACCTCGTTGTGACGGTTAACCTTCAGCAGATTCTGTAGATCTGGTATAGCATTCGCAGTAGAAGTTGACAAGATTTCTGGAGAATTTTTCGACGGAAGGTGCGGCGATGCCGATCCGATCGCCGGACGACCCCGCTGAGCAGCCGCGTTCGGACGGGCCGTCGCGGCGCCCGCTGTACGGGATCTCGGTGGCCGCGGAATTGTCCGGGTTCGCGGTCGGCGCACTTCGGCTGTATGAGCAGCACGGCCTCGTCGCACCTACCCGGACCGACGGGGGCACCCGCCGCTACAGCGACTTCGACATCGCCCGATTGCGCCGTGTCGCCGAACTCATCGGCGACGGCGTCAACCTTGTCGGCATCGGTCAGATTCTCGCGCTCGAGCAGCGCACCGCGGATCTGACCCACGACAACAACCAGCTCACCGCCCGTAACGACCAACTGACCGCCGACAACACCCGCCTGAGCTCCGAGTGGCGGAACGCGTCAGCGATTGGGCAACGCCGAGACCGGGAAGATCAGCCCGGGGGCGATACCCGACCGCGGGCCACCGGGTGCACATGAATGTCCCTCATCGGATCGACGAGACAATGCTTCGACGACACGTCGCACCGGACGGAGGCCGAGTCCGGCACCGCGCGACCGTCGCCGAGGGTCGATGAGGCTACTGACCGGCAATTCTGTCGGACAGATCACGTCAACCGCATCGACTGCTTCGACAGCAAAGATTCAGCAGGTCGGCGCACGAGGCAATCTTCCGCGGCCGACGTCGCAATCAGTCAGTAACCACTCCGAGACGGTCCACTCGGACCATGGCACTCCACAACGGAGAGTGCTAATTTCAGGAGTGCACAGTGGGGGTGCCCGCCGGCTCGCGGGCACACGACGTCGAGGGGAGGTGTACTGCTGTGCGCACGGACGATCGTCGTCGCAGCAAAACCGACGACTACATCACTGACGACGCGGTTCTGTCAGGGGAACCGGTGCTGTGGCCGGACCCGAGTCCACTGACGAAGTGGTGGCAGCAGATCCTGTTCGGTGAGCGGCGGTCGACATGACGGGGTCACGGAAATCGGCGCACCCGCAGCACGTGTTCGGCTGCAGCCGTTGCGATCACCTGTACCGTTCCCCTGCCGTCGACCGTACGGCCGCCGCAACGCAGGCCCGGTTGAACGGTTGGAGTATCGACGACATGGTCTTGTGCCCCGGTTGCGCCTCCGTGGCCACCGCGAAGGCCGAACTCGTCGAATGACCGGTGGCCGGCGTGACGGCCGACTGGCTGCGCTTGTTTCGCCTCGACCAGGAGCCGCTGACACGTCGGATATCGAAGGGGGACAATCACGTCGACCGGACCCAGCATCTGCATCCTGGATCGTAAGTGATCAGCCCTCGCTCCTCGAATGCCCGCAGCCAGCCCGGCATCGGCCAACGGCCCCAACGGCGATGAAACAGTTGCGCATTGACGAGGATGTCGTCGAGATGCTCGACGGGTGGGTCGGACACGGGATGGTACTGGTGGAACGCGTCGGCGCCGCCCACCCACCGCAAACCCACCCCCGCAGCGGCGGCGGTGTACGCGAGGTCGGTGTCTTCGCCGCCGTAGCCGGCGTACTCGGTGCAGAATCCGCCGATCCGGTTCCAGGCGGAGGTGGTGACGGCAAACGACAGCGACCAGAACAGGTCGTAGTCCGTGCCGGTCAGCACTGTTCCCGCCGACGGGGCCGGCCGCGCCGGATGAGGGCGGTGGAGTTCATGAACATGGTCGAGGTCGTACCCTGACGGGTCGGGCGGGGGCAGATAGGTGACCGGACCGCACAGCAGTGCAGCGCGGTTGTGGCGCTGTCGTGCTGCGTCGACGTATCGGCTGAGCAGTGCGGTCCCCGCGATGCAGTCCACGTCGAGGAAGATCAGCAGTTCGGCCCCCGCAGCCACGGCCGAGGCCGCACCGGCGTTGCGGGCGTGGGCAAGTGGAAGTGGGCCCCGGTCGTGCTCGACCCACAGCACGCGCGCCGAGTTGCTCTCGGCGGCCACGACGTGCGCCACCCCGGGGTCGCCGATCGCGACGACCACGTGCACGTACGGGGGCATGGTGCTTCGCTGCAGGGACTGCAGGTGCAACCGGAGATGGGTGTCCCGGTGGGCGGCAATGGTGACGAGCGCGGTCCTCATCGCACTGCCCCGGCTCTCGATGCGAGGCTGTCGATGACCCGTGCCGCACGCGCCGCCGCCCCTGCGGTGTGCCAGCGAGCCCACCGGCGACCGCCCAGCGTCATGGCAGCGTCGATCAGGTGCGGCCACGCAGCGACGGACGGCCACCGCGGCACCGACACGGCCAGCCCGTTGGCAGCGAGCGCCGCCGCAGTGGCGTCCTGCTCGCCGAAGGGACGGGATTGGGCGATGACGATCGCCGCCCGCCTCGCGGCGGCGATGTCGGCGACGGCGTTCTGACCGGCATGCGAGATGACGACGTCGGCACTGCACAACTGTGGCCACGGGTCGTCCACCCAGGGTGCACCCGGGATGCCGAGCGCCTGCCACTCGTACTCGTGATGCCGACGGGTGCACAACCGGACGTCGTCCATCGACAGATCCGTCCCGCCGGTGCCGCTGAGCACCAGGACCCGAGGACGCCGTGACGGTCCGGTGTCGCCGGCCACGCGACCGTCGAACCGGGTGATACCGCCGACGAAGGTCGTTTTGCCGGCAAATTCTCTGAGCCACAACGGGTCGTACATCTCCTGCGGCCACGCCGCGATGATGTGCTCGGCAAGCTGATAGCCGAGTCGATGGGCTGGATCGGTTCGGTCGCCGGGCATGGCCATGACGACGACCGGCACGCCCAGCAGTCGGGCGAACACCGTCACTTCCACCGACACGTCCACCACCAGGAGACTGGGCTGGACGGTATCGACCCAGGAGGCTATTTGATTCATCCGTGATCGAAGTCCCCGATCCAGCGCGGGGGCCCAGTGCAGAACGCCGTTCGCGGTCGGATTCTCGGCCGCGTCGCCGTCGTCGTCCCGGGCCAGGCAGACTACATCGGCGAAACGCTCGGGGTGCGGTTGCGGTGCCGACGACAGCGCGGTGACGGGAGTGGCGAGAGCGGCGCAGATACTCTGCGCCCGCGCGCGGTGCCCCTGCCCGTGGTGATGGATGTAGTAGCCGATCACAGTGTCACCCCGGTGGGCCGCGCCGTCGCGCCGCTGTGGTGCGCCTGTGTCAGTCGCCGGTACGTGTTTACGTACGCGTCGACCATGATCCGTTCGGAACACTGTTCCCGGGCCCGGGCGCGGGCCGCCGTGCGCGAGAGTCCGACGGTCACTGGGATTGCCCTGACCAGGGCGTCGAGGTCGTCGGGTGGTACCAGGCGGCCGCAGTCGGGCGTGAGCACCTCCGGGATCCCGCCCCGCGCGAACGCGGCGACGGGCGTCCCGCACGCGAGTGCTTCGGCCACCACCAGCCCGTAGGGCTCGTCCCATACCGGCGTCACCAGTGCCGCCGCGGAACTGCCGATCGCCGCGGCCAGCGCAGGCTGCTCCAGGTGACCGAGATACGTGACATCCGCTCCGAGACGCGGCCTGATGGCTTGTGCGAAGTACTCAGCGTCGCTGACCGGACCGGCCAGCACCAGAGGACGCCCGGCCCGCTGCGCGGCCGTAATCGCAAGGTGCGCACCCTTCTCGGGCACCAGACGACCGAACCAGATCAGTTGCCGCCCACCCGGACCGGCCGGCCATCCCGCGAGATCGACCCCATTGGGGATGACGTCGATCTCACCGACCACGTGCTGCCACGCCGCGGCGGTGTGGGCGCTCACCGCCGCGAAATAGGCGCCCGGTCCGGCGCCGACCGCGATGGCCGACTCCAGCCACGGCGTCGGCGGTGTGTGCAGCGTGCACAGGATGGGGGTGGCCACCGTCGCCGCCATGGCCACCGGCAGGTAGTGCAGGCTGTGGTTATGGACCACGTCGAACGCTCCCGCCAGCGGTCCGGCGAGATCGAGCATCAGCTGCAGATACGCATGATGCTCGGCCATGAACTGGTGAGACGGCATCGACGTATCCGCGCGTGCCGCAGCGCTGACGTCGAGTGTCCGGACGTCGAGGTGCGTGCACCCGAGCGCCGGATCCGAGCCCGGTCCGGCGAACAACGTCACCTGATGCCCGTCCGCGGACAACGAGCGGGCCAACCACCACACGTGCGATTCGAGGCCGCCGGCAAAGGGCTGCCGGATCGGGAATCGGCAGGAAGCCACAAGGGCGATCCGCAGTGGTGGGCCGCTCATGAAAGAGCCTTCTGGTAAATGGAATGGTGTGCGCGGGCCAGGGCGCGCCGCTGTGATGCGCGCTCGGCCCCGGTCGCCCGCACCGGTTCGGCGTCGTAGAGCGTCCGGATGCAGCCGTCCAACGAGTCCGCGTCGAAATGCTCCTCGTCGAATCCGAATACCGCACAGTCCTGTTGTTCGCCGTAGAAGCCGCAGCTCGGTGCTGCTACCGCCGTGCCGAGGTCGTAACAGGCCTCGAGCCAACCGGAGTGGGTACCGAACCTGTACGGAAGCACCGACACCGACAGCGACGACAGGTAGTCCCAGAGTTGCTCGTCCGAGAAATACGGGTGGACGACCACGTCGACGTTCTTCCGACCGCGGTAGCGCAGGAGGCGCGCACCCGTGTCGGGGGCGTACCAGTAATTGGCCGGCTCGAAGATCTCGTCATGGACGTTGATGCGCAGACGGGCACACTCGAGCTGGGAAACCGTGTCTGCCAGAACGTCTAGGATCGGAAACGGATCCATGTTCGCGCGCATACTTTTCACGTGCACGCCGACCACGAACTCACCGCCGCGGGCTCTGGGCCGGTCGATGAGGGGGCGCTCGACCACATGCGGATGACGAAGGACCGCGGCCGTGCGGGCCCAACGCCGATCGATCGCCGCCGCCGCACCGGTGGTGAGGGTGATCACCTGTGCTGCGGCGGGAACCAGCACATCGAGCAATTCGAGATGTTGTTCGGGATCGCGTTGGTGCGGATTACGCAGATCGTGCACGGAATACACCACCGGGACGTGCCGAACCGACAATTCGTGCAGAACATCGTTCATGACGTCCGGGGAGATGGCGTCGAAGCCGAAATGGATATGAAACACATCGAATTCGCGGTGGTGCCGGCTGATCCACCGCGGATCCAGCATCACCGGCGGCCACCATCCACCCGGCACCTTCCGTCCATCCGCCGGCACCGGATCCGGAAGCCGGACCACCTGATCATGGCCGTCGGGATCCGCGAGGTGTCGCACATACACGTGCGACGCCGGCACCGAGGCGACCCGGATCATCTGCACATCCTCTCTACGAAGAACGCGGTCGTCGAAGTTCCTGACGGGCAATACCGAAGAAACGGACTCGTGGCGTCCACGAAACACCCCCTGCCGCAACGCCCACGAGCGAT
It includes:
- a CDS encoding phytanoyl-CoA dioxygenase family protein, translated to MPNSTPVNDIMTIVHEDGGVIIEDFLTEGQVRALNSDIDVAIGAIDPGAKYDDSFMIDFHGRNTKRLTRMFETSETFRTEVLDLDLFHALGDAVFLEESGTFWMTTAQVIEIGPGNSAQPLHRDLENWPLFVTLGPSGPEAGINFLTALTDFTEENGATRIIPGSHTWPDFEDRGTPEMTVPVEMKAGSAALYLGKTVHGGGENRTKNQYRRAMSIALQASYLTPEEPWPFLVDVEDVRPLPERVQSILGFRSQYPKGSPGLYNVDFADLADHLKLTSSGG
- a CDS encoding MBL fold metallo-hydrolase; translation: MTLCEQIEIDDRTRMIVGQELDMVAGQPDVCNVIVHRAGDLLVLVDSGVTSVFRDAIRSAADDLAPWSNILLLTTHGHPDHVGNNDLIAELGDGIDRANVHHFVSAHDAVQYRDHGISYWITSLGRVSGLVPGFEDPSAAARQLLAMYRPYVPVTDITRTYEELPLEHLVIGSQHVSGWSFGDGAVQVIRTQGHCAGQVVVHLPEARLLHLSDEPNGPCGAMHDANQMNIFAAIAQALTLVETGAVDVVTEGHAFEVFDRRTAVERLSTLLDQAAALDGAAQELLAGGIDDLPAFVEAFIARSQELGASGANPNPMFNTMMTIAKLRDLGLVVEGEGSQQTWSRPVLGDTPRAP
- a CDS encoding NAD(P)-dependent oxidoreductase; this translates as MMSTSVSSVAARATDHDVAVIDCGLMGAALARTLVAGGFSVTAWNRTPERAQALVPDGITPARSAEAAVQSSRLVIVCTTSTESTLSALGAVDLDDVTLVNLTSGTPDEAEAMERWAAEQGAAYLDGAIFCYPHEIGAASTMIAYSGTPSVWAAHRRTLMFLVGASDHVSGQVRAANLLLLGNLPFFVGALEAYVEAATYLQREGLSAAEMRVTTLQCLDLLRHATEEVASAIESGNHATEQATITTFAEGARSALAAIRQAGVHALMLAVATENIEGAQAAGLGSLGFSAQTRLAMPDSPSCP
- a CDS encoding Hsp20/alpha crystallin family protein, which gives rise to MLMRTDPFRDLERLTQQVLGTPARPAVMPLDAWREGDRFVVEFDLPGVQLDSLDLDVERNVVTVRAERPAPDENREMVAAERPRGIFSRQLILGDNLDTDKIEAHYDAGVLRLAIPVAEKAKPHKIEVTGNGHQSQAINA
- a CDS encoding helix-turn-helix domain-containing protein, with amino-acid sequence MAAVADEAWDAGQRSLKDPTFAEDPMLAELDRRFTHSTLAHWLVANIDRPGQLVEPTLIPDLVTHTRDLVLRGVDTDDVDAWRASQWVTWCWWLKGCFDATDDLEDLRELVEISANSLITYFYDLMAAVSAHVDEVRTELARGPLVQRLATVQLLLQGASITRGRAEAQLGYALTGHHLAAIVWVDSEDHVGGLEMAAEQLMRVCGAERRLTLVAGFAALWVWLPVTQAPLGADLSAIVADIPGVRIALGRAGPDINGFRRSHLDAAAAQNLLARLGSRRRTVRFEDVQLISLLTSDVPEAQLFITDTLGALATADRALRHTVRVFIAEQSNISKAAEKLFAHRNTIDRRLARVDELLPRPLAQNQTAVDTALALVELQEDD
- a CDS encoding MerR family transcriptional regulator codes for the protein MPIRSPDDPAEQPRSDGPSRRPLYGISVAAELSGFAVGALRLYEQHGLVAPTRTDGGTRRYSDFDIARLRRVAELIGDGVNLVGIGQILALEQRTADLTHDNNQLTARNDQLTADNTRLSSEWRNASAIGQRRDREDQPGGDTRPRATGCT
- a CDS encoding glycosyltransferase family 2 protein → MRTALVTIAAHRDTHLRLHLQSLQRSTMPPYVHVVVAIGDPGVAHVVAAESNSARVLWVEHDRGPLPLAHARNAGAASAVAAGAELLIFLDVDCIAGTALLSRYVDAARQRHNRAALLCGPVTYLPPPDPSGYDLDHVHELHRPHPARPAPSAGTVLTGTDYDLFWSLSFAVTTSAWNRIGGFCTEYAGYGGEDTDLAYTAAAAGVGLRWVGGADAFHQYHPVSDPPVEHLDDILVNAQLFHRRWGRWPMPGWLRAFEERGLITYDPGCRCWVRST
- a CDS encoding glycosyltransferase, with the protein product MIGYYIHHHGQGHRARAQSICAALATPVTALSSAPQPHPERFADVVCLARDDDGDAAENPTANGVLHWAPALDRGLRSRMNQIASWVDTVQPSLLVVDVSVEVTVFARLLGVPVVVMAMPGDRTDPAHRLGYQLAEHIIAAWPQEMYDPLWLREFAGKTTFVGGITRFDGRVAGDTGPSRRPRVLVLSGTGGTDLSMDDVRLCTRRHHEYEWQALGIPGAPWVDDPWPQLCSADVVISHAGQNAVADIAAARRAAIVIAQSRPFGEQDATAAALAANGLAVSVPRWPSVAAWPHLIDAAMTLGGRRWARWHTAGAAARAARVIDSLASRAGAVR